A stretch of the Papaver somniferum cultivar HN1 chromosome 6, ASM357369v1, whole genome shotgun sequence genome encodes the following:
- the LOC113287925 gene encoding UPF0051 protein ABCI8, chloroplastic-like: MASLLANGSSRFTPQSPIETSKTLKAFTPRIETPKFLIPNVRFPRIRAESQTVDQAASLTGNKPSSTSNDAIDKFLKRDYKWGFVSDIESFSIPKGLSEETVRFISAKKQEPDWMLEFRLKSYEKFLKMKEPNWSDNRYPKIDFQNMCYYSEPKKKPTLKSLEEADPELLKYFERLGVPLTEQNRLANVAVDAVFDSVSIATTHRKTLEAKGVIFCSISEALREYPDLVKKYLGKVVPSEDNYYAALNSAVFSDGSFCYIPKNTVCPMPISTYFRINAMETGQFERTLIVAEEGSMVEYLEGCTAPSYDTNQLHAAVVELHCEKDAEIRYSTVQNWYAGDEEGKGGIYNFVTKRGLCAGARSKISWTQIETGSAITWKYPSVVLEGDDSVGEFYSVALTNNYQQADTGTKMIHKGKRTKSTIISKGISAKNSRNCYRGLVQIQPKADYSRNISQCDSMLLGDQAAANTYPYIQVRNSKSRVEHEASTSQIGTDQLFFFKQRGIDQETAIKVMVSGFCRDVFQKLPDEFGAEVNELLSLKLEGSVG, from the exons ATGGCTTCTTTACTGGCTAATGGTAGTTCAAGATTTACTCCACAATCACCCATAGAaacatcaaaaaccctaaaagcttTTACTCCAAGAATCGAAACCCCAAAATTTCTAATCCCCAATGTAAGGTTTCCCAGAATACgtgcagaatcacaaacagttGACCAAGCAGCTTCATTAACAGGTAATAAACCTTCTTCAACCTCTAACGATGCAATCGATAAATTTCTTAAAAGAGATTATAAATGGGGATTTGTATCAGATATTGAATCTTTTTCAATACCTAAAGGATTATCAGAAGAAACAGTTAGGTTTATTTCTGCGAAGAAACAAGAACCTGATTGGATGCTTGAATTTAGGTTAAAATCTTATGAAAAGTTTTTGAAGATGAAAGAACCTAATTGGTCAGATAATAGGTatccaaaaattgattttcaGAATATGTGTTATTATTCAGAACCAAAGAAGAAACCCACTTTGAAAAGTTTAGAAGAAGCTGATCCTGAGCTTCTTAAATATTTCGAAAGATTAGGGGTTCCATTAACTGAGCAGAATAGGTTAGCTAATGTTGCTGTTGATGCAGTATTTGATAGTGTTTCCATTGCAACCACGCATAGAAAAACTTTAGAAGCTAAGGGTGTGATTTTTTGTTCAATATCCGAAGCACTTAGAGAATACCCAGATTTAGTCAAGAAATATTTAGGTAAAGTTGTTCCTTCTGAGGATAATTACTATGCTGCACTGAACTCTGCTGTGTTTAGTGATGGATCATTTTGTTATATCCCGAAGAATACGGTGTGCCCAATGCCAATTTCAACTTATTTTCGAATAAACGCTATGGAGACGGGACAATTTGAGAGAACCCTTATAGTTGCAGAAGAAGGGAGCATGGTAGAATACCTGGAAGGGTGCACAGCCCCTTCTTATGACACAAATCAGCTTCATGCTGCTGTGGTAGAGCTTCACTGTGAGAAAGATGCAGAGATTAGATACTCAACTGTGCAGAACTGGTATGCTGGGGATGAGGAAGGGAAAGGTGGGATTTATAATTTTGTTACAAAACGTGGTCTCTGTGCGGGGGCTCGGTCTAAGATATCATGGACTCAGATTGAGACAGGCTCTGCGATTACTTGGAAGTACCCAAGTGTTGTTTTGGAGGGGGATGATTCCGTGGGAGAGTTCTATTCAGTTGCATTGACTAACAATTATCAGCAAGCAGATACAGGGACTAAGATGATACACAAAGGAAAAAGAACGAAAAGTACTATTATTTCCAAGGGTATTTCGGCTAAAAATTCGAGGAATTGTTATAGGGGGCTTGTTCAGATACAACCAAAGGCAGATTATTCACGAAACATTTCGCAATGTGATTCGATGCTTTTGGGCGACCAAGCTGCCGCTAACACTTACCCTTACATCCAG GTAAGGAACTCCAAATCTCGTGTGGAGCATGAAGCCAGTACCTCTCAAATTGGTACAGATCAGCTATTCTTCTTTAAGCAGAGAGGAATTGATCAAGAGACAGCCATCAAAGTCATGGTTTCTGGGTTCTGCAGGGATGTTTTTCAGAAGCTTCCAGATGAATTTGGTGCTGAAGTGAATGAGCTCTTAAGTTTGAAACTTGAAGGCTCGGTTGGGTAA
- the LOC113290903 gene encoding uncharacterized protein LOC113290903, with amino-acid sequence MNRRIRSKSSSPKREEGYHRYLKPGALARIRDSRAKSQISLFRVSASKLGISAASVTSAAIAAVQNHQISAIASNEGFPCFTGRIFNPRCPQRKKLVAPRSFSFLISSSNPSSPVLSDSNNPLSIMELISADLLVSH; translated from the coding sequence atgaatagAAGAATCAGAAGCAAATCATCTTCACCAAAAAGAGAAGAAGGTTATCACAGATACTTGAAACCTGGAGCGCTAGCCCGAATAAGAGATTCAAGAGCTAAATCTCAGATCTCTTTATTTAGAGTCTCAGCATCGAAATTGGGGATATCAGCGGCATCGGTCACATCAGCAGCAATAGCAGCTGTTCAGAATCATCAGATCTCAGCTATAGCTTCTAATGAAGGTTTTCCTTGTTTTACTGGAAGGATATTCAACCCTAGATGTCCACAAAGgaagaaacttgttgcaccacggtctttttcatttttgatttcTAGTAGTAATCCATCTAGTCCAGTACTTTCTGATTCTAATAACCCCCTTTCTATTATGGAATTAATTAGTGCAGATCTTCTTGTTTCTCATTAA